CCTTCACCCACGACGTAGGCTTTTTTGCCTTCCTGACGTTTCAGAAAGTCAGCGGTAGCCATCGCTGAGGTATAGAACACGCTGTCCGGCACATTCACGCCAGCGGTGGCAAAGCGGTTTGCCAGATCCTGCCCAGTTTGTGACGGATAATTCGTGAGCAGTACCAGCGGCATCCCTTTTTCCATGATGCGGTTCAGAAACTCAGCTGCACCGGGCACAGCAACGTTATCGTGCATCAGCACGCCGTCAATATCACAAATCACATTCTGAATGGTCATGGACTACCTGGCATCTCGAAAAAAGAAGGGGTCACTATAAAGGGTGCTTAGCTTTCCAGCAAACGCTGGAGCAGCAGACCGTTAAGCATCGCGCGTTTGACCAGCGCAAACGCACCAATCGCCGAGCGGTGATCGAGCGTTGAGCGCACGACGGGTAAATTCTGGCGAAAGGCTTTCAGCGCCTGAGCATTAATGCAGCCTTCAATCGCCGGAAGCAGGACTTTTTCTGCTTCTGTAATTTCGCCTGCGATCACCACTTTTTGGGGGTTAAACAGGTTGATGGCGATAGCAATGGTTTTACCCAAATGGCGACCCACCTGCTCTATAACTTCACATGCCAGAGCATCGCCTTTGTTGGCGGCTTTGCAAATGGTATGGATCTTACAATCTTCGAGCGTGATACGGCTCTGGTAACCCTGCTCAAGTAAATGACGGACGCGGTGTTCAATAGCCGCGTTAGCCGCCACCGTTTCCAGACAGCCGAAATTGCCGCAATGGCAGCGCTCACCGAGCGGATCGACCTGGATATGACCAATCTCACCGACGTTGCCGTTACGGCCAATAAAAATGCGCCCATTAGAAATAATTCCCGCGCCGGTTCCCCGATGTACCCGCACCAGAATGGAGTCTTCGCAGTCCTGGCTCGCACCAAAATAGTGCTCAGCCAGCGCCAGACTCCGAATGTCATGGCCGACGTAACAGGTGACGTTAAAACGTTTTTCGAGTGCGCCCACCAGACCCCAGTTTTCAACCTGAATGTGCGGCATATAGC
This sequence is a window from Enterobacter sp. 638. Protein-coding genes within it:
- a CDS encoding N-acetylglucosamine repressor, with product MTSGGQAQIGNVDLVKQLNSAAVYRLIDQHGPISRIQIAEQSQLAPASVTKITRQLIERGLIKEVDQQASTGGRRAISIITETRNFHAIGVRLGRHDTTLTLYDLSSKVIAEEHYPLPERTQETLEHALLNTIAQFIENSQRKIRELIAISVILPGLVDPETGVIRYMPHIQVENWGLVGALEKRFNVTCYVGHDIRSLALAEHYFGASQDCEDSILVRVHRGTGAGIISNGRIFIGRNGNVGEIGHIQVDPLGERCHCGNFGCLETVAANAAIEHRVRHLLEQGYQSRITLEDCKIHTICKAANKGDALACEVIEQVGRHLGKTIAIAINLFNPQKVVIAGEITEAEKVLLPAIEGCINAQALKAFRQNLPVVRSTLDHRSAIGAFALVKRAMLNGLLLQRLLES